Proteins found in one Oreochromis niloticus isolate F11D_XX linkage group LG22, O_niloticus_UMD_NMBU, whole genome shotgun sequence genomic segment:
- the sp4 gene encoding transcription factor Sp4 — MSDSKKESSGTEGGKASKRGKSSGSQDSSQPSPLALLAATCSKIGGQGGAEGAQAQAGAQQIQVQAGQIQLQAGQIQGQIVVDTAGGQALVPQQLELVPAQFTGNGWQIITAAPTMAKENTSQPVAVTVATTLANDSSPGGRKVKAVGGTNSVAANQQQQFQIIQVQNLPNAGAGVQYQVIPHLQTADGQQIHISPQTASIGAVPEQVQLIQTPSSGQTQAIIQPTNQQAILTSTANQTVPLQIRPAQSFPLQLQTLQGSQTPVMTTVPINLGGMTLALPVINNVGGGGAVQLIQSADGTFSVANGNQLVTTAVSGAAPTTAAAGSTTAVAEGDSVPDGAQVVSAGSEGVSADAQVQSSEADSQSQNQTNGLQNQTDTPGAIQQVIVGQVGHQLVQQIQLQPQAQSQGQAQGQQQPQHIQTLQLAPGQTLQPIQAFPNSAQVLIRTPTLSPSGQLTWQTLQLPGGVSLQGGLGTAVPQQLTLAPVAGGTAVGSGGLVSLSGAPLTLSAAQINPGSGVQTVSIAGLSTAGVQVQGVPLTITGLQGQPQGQDGVKVQSSPVTVTVGNVASGSSMSPDQLSSVQSSSDQEGPPSKRLRRVACSCPNCRDGEGRNSGDPTKKKQHICHMEGCGKVYGKTSHLRAHLRWHTGERPFVCNWIFCGKRFTRSDELQRHRRTHTGEKRFECPECSKRFMRSDHLSKHIKTHQNKKSSAAVAIITTDDMEEDTPEDLVASPQIVAVATLSRDSDPATPTTSNHLEEEEEEEEEFE; from the exons GATTCTTCTCAGCCCTCTCCATTGGCTCTGCTAGCAGCCACCTGCAGTAAGATCGGAGGGCAGGGGGGAGCAGAGGGGGCACAGGCCCAAGCAGGGGCCCAGCAGATCCAGGTCCAGGCTGGTCAGATCCAGTTGCAGGCGGGACAGATCCAGGGTCAAATAGTGGTGGACACGGCTGGGGGTCAGGCCTTAGTGCCCCAGCAGCTAGAACTGGTCCCGGCACAGTTCACAGGGAACGGCTGGCAGATCATTACAGCAGCGCCTACTATGGCCAAGGAGAACACCAGTCAACCTGTTGCTGTGACCGTGGCCACCACCTTGGCTAATGACAGCTCACCTGGTGGACGTAAG GTAAAGGCAGTAGGTGGGACCAACAGTGTCgcagccaatcagcagcagcaATTTCAGATCATCCAGGTTCAGAACCTGCCCAATGCTGGAGCAGGAGTCCAGTATCAGGTCATCCCGCACTTGCAGACTGCAGATGGACAGCAGATCCACATCAGCCCTCAAACAGCCTCCATCGGGGCCGTTCCCGAGCAGGTTCAGCTCATCCAGACTCCGAGTTCGGGCCAGACCCAAGCTATCATTCAACCCACCAACCAGCAGGCCATCCTGACGAGTACAGCCAATCAGACGGTTCCACTGCAGATCCGTCCTGCGCAGTCATTCCCACTTCAGCTGCAGACTCTGCAAGGCTCCCAAACTCCTGTCATGACCACAGTACCTATAAACCTTGGTGGCATGACCCTGGCTTTGCCTGTGATCAATAATGTTGGAGGGGGTGGAGCTGTGCAGCTTATCCAATCAGCAGATGGCACATTCTCTGTTGCTAATGGCAACCAGCtggtgacaacagctgtgtcaGGGGCGGCTCCTACCACAGCTGCAGCTGGATCAACAACAGCAGTAGCCGAAGGCGACAGTGTGCCTGATGGGGCTCAAGTGGTTTCAGCTGGATCAGAGGGCGTATCAGCTGACGCCCAAGTGCAGAGCAGCGAGGCAGACTCTCAAAGCCAGAATCAGACCAACGGGCTACAGAACCAGACAGACACACCTGGAGCCATTCAGCAGGTGATTGTGGGCCAAGTGGGGCACCAGTTGGTGCAGCAGATCCAGCTGCAGCCCCAGGCTCAGAGTCAGGGTCAGGCACAGGGCCAACAGCAACCTCAGCACATTCAGACCCTACAGCTGGCTCCAGGACAGACCCTGCAGCCCATCCAGGCCTTCCCGAACTCTGCCCAGGTCCTTATTCGTACCCCAACCCTATCACCCTCTGGGCAGCTCACCTGGCAAACGCTGCAGCTACCCGGTGGAGTCTCCCTGCAGGGTGGTCTCGGGACAGCTGTGCCACAGCAGCTGACGCTGGCTCCGGTGGCTGGTGGGACTGCAGTTGGAAGTGGGGGGCTGGTCTCTCTTAGTGGAGCTCCCTTGACGCTGAGTGCAGCCCAGATAAACCCCGGGTCAGGTGTGCAGACGGTCAGCATTGCAGGACTGAGCACAGCTGGGGTCCAGGTGCAGGGCGTACCTCTCACTATTACTGGTCTACAGG GTCAACCACAGGGTCAGGATGGGGTCAAAGTTCAGTCGTCTCCGGTGACTGTCACTGTGGGCAATGTTGCATCAGGCTCGTCAATGAGTCCAGACCAGCTGAGCTCCGTGCAAAGTTCTTCAGACCAGGAGGGACCGCCCAGCAAGAGGCTTCGACGTGTTGCCTGCTCTTGTCCAAACTGCAGGGATGGAGAGGGAAG GAACAGCGGGGATCCCACAAAGAAAAAGCAGCACATCTGCCACATGGAGGGCTGTGGGAAGGTCTATGGAAAGACATCCCACCTACGGGCCCACCTGCGCTGGCACACCGGTGAGAGGCCGTTTGTCTGTAACTGGATCTTCTGTGGCAAGAGGTTCACCCGGAGCGACGAGCTGCAGAGACACCGGAGAACACACACAG GAGAAAAGCGCTTTGAGTGTCCCGAATGCTCCAAGCGCTTCATGCGCAGCGACCACCTCTCGAAGCACATCAAGACCCACCAGAACAAGAAGAGCAGCGCCGCGGTGGCAATCATCACGACCGATGACATGGAGGAAGACACTCCTGAGGACCTCGTCGCCTCCCCGCAGATTGTCGCCGTAGCAACACTGTCACGTGACTCTGACCCCGCTACGCCGACCACCTCCAATCAcctggaggaagaggaggaggaagaggaggagtttGAGTAG